AGCCGAAGCGGTCGTACGCCACAAGCTGCGCCGCCCAATAGTTGTTGTCGCGCAGGTTCACCTCCTTCTCGCGCCGCTGCTCCTCGCGCACCTTCTGCAGCTCCAGCGGCGTGGGGCCGTCGCGCTTCAGGCGCTCCACCTCCGCGAACACCGCGCGGGTCAGCTCGTCCAGCCGCTCCGGGTCGGACCCGAAGTCGATCACGAAGCGGTATCCCTCGTACGGCTCCTGCTGGCCGCTGCCGCCCACGCCCACGCCGTAGGTGCCGCCCATGTCCTCGCGCAGCCGCTCGCGCAGGCGGATCTGGAGCACGTCGCCCAGCGAGTTGATGAGCGCCAGGTTCTCGCGGCTGAAGCGGAACGGGCCGGTGAACACCAGCTCCGTGCGCGCCCGCGGCTCCAGCCCGCGCCGCACCACGTGGCGCGAGATGCCCTCGGGCGGGCGGACGCCCAGGTCGCGCCACGTCTCCTTCCGCCCCGTGGAGGGCAGGCCGCCCAGGTAGCGCTCCACCAGCGGGCGGATGGAGTCCGGCTGGAAGTTGCCCACCAGGTAGAAGGTGAAGTCGCCCGCGTCGCCGAAGCGCTGCCGGTAGATCGCGAGCGACCGGTCCAGGTCGATCTTGTCGAACACCGAGCTGTCTATCGGCCGGCTGCGCGGGTCGTCGCGCGTGAGCACCTTGAGGAGCGTGTCCTGGAACACCGCCTCGGGACTGGCGCCGCGGTTCCGCAGCGACTCGCGGGCCCGCTCGCGGTACGCCTGCCACGCGCCGGGGTCGCGCCGCGGCGCCGTGAAGTACAGGTACACGAGCTGGAACATGGTCTCCGCGTCGCGCGGGGCCGCGAAGCCGCTCAAGCCCTCGCTGGTCTCGCCGATGTCGGTGCCCACGCTGGCGGCCTTGCCCGCCAGCCGCTTCTCCAGGTCCACGACCGACAGGTCGCCCACGCCGCCCACCTGCGCCGCGGCTGTCGCCGTCTGCGCGTTGAGGTAGTCGCTGTCCGCCGCCAGCGAGGTGCCGCCGGCGCTGCGGCCCAGCAGCAGGATCTCGTCGGCGCGGTAGTCGGTGGGCTTCATCACCACGCGTACGCCGTTGGAGAGGGTCCACTCCGTCACGCCCACCTCGGCGATGCGGCGCTCGGCCGTGATACGGCCGCCGCGCGGCGGGTGCCGCACCAGGGCGGAGTCGGAGACGTTCTCGGTGTACGCCGTGAGCGGGCGCCGCGCGGCCGAGTCCAGCACCGCCGCCAGGGCCGCCCGGTCCGGCAGGCGCGTGCCCGGCTTCTCGGGCACGCTCACCAGCACCGTGCGGTCGCGGGTGCGCAGCCAGGCGCGGGCGCGGGCGTTCACCTCATCCAGCTTCACCTCGGGCACCAGGCCGCGCTGCAGCCGGTACTCCGTGGCCACGTCCAGGATCGGCCCGCCGTACAGGAACTGCCCCGCGTACTGCCCCGCGAACTGCGACGACGTGGACTTGGCGCGCTCCGCGTAGATCTGCTCCCACGTGCGCAGCAGCGTCGCCTTCTGCCGGTCCAGCTCACCCTGCGTGAAGCCGAAGCGCGCCACCCGCTCCGCCTCGTCCATCAGCGAAGACAGGCCGCGCTCCACGCCGTTGTCGCGCACCTCGGCGCTCAGCATGTACGCGTCTACGGGGCGCACGAGCGAGCCGTAGTAGCTGGAGACGCCCAGGAACGGCGCGTCGGGCCGCTGCGTCAGCTCGTTCAGGCGCTCGGTGAGCATGCCGCTGTACAGCGACTCCACGATACCCTCGCGGTAGCCGCGGACGGAGGTGGTGATGCGCGCCGGCCGCGTGTGCACCACCGTCACGCTGGAGCTGGTGAGCTCCGGGTCGGCCGCGATGGCGAACTGCGTCTCGCGGTGGCGCGGCATGGGGAACTTGCGGCGCGGGCGGCCCTTGGGGTTGGGGATCAGGTAGCGGAACTGCTGCCGGATCTGCGCCTCCACCTCGTGCGGGTCGAAGTCGCCCACCGCCACCACCGCCATCAGGTCCGGCCGGTACCAGTCGGTGTAGAAGCGCTTCAGCACGCGCGGCGCGAAGCCGCGGATGGTGGTGGGGTCGCCGATGGGCAGGCGCTGCGCGTACCGCGAGCGGCGGAAGAGCACGGGCATCTGCCGGTCCTGCACGCGGGCGCCGGCGCCGCGGCCCAGGCGCCACTCCTCCACCACCACGCCCCGCTCCTTGTCCACCTCCAAGCTGTCGAACGCGATGCCGTTCGCCCAGTCGTTCAGGATCTCGAAGCCCGTGTCCAGCACGCCCGCGCTGTCGGTGGGCAGGGTGAGCATGTACACGGTCTCGTCGTAGCTCGTGTACGCGTTGATGTCCGGCCCGAACCGCATCCCCACCGACTCCAGGTAGTCGATCAGGTCGTTCTTGGCGAAGTGCTCGGTGCCGTTGAACGCCATGTGCTCCACCACGTGCGCCAGCCCCTTCTGGTCGTCGTCCTCCAGCGTGCTGCCCGCGTTCACCACCAGGCGCAGCTCCGCGCGGTTGCGGGGCTCGTGGTTGGCGCGGATGTAGTACGTGAGGCCGTTCCACAGGCGGCCGGTCACGACCGAGGTGTCGCTGGGCAGGCGCCCGTCGCGGGGCACCAGGCCGTCCACGCCGTGGCCGATGGAGGGCATGCAGCCGGCCGCGAGCGCGAGCGCGGCGGCCAGGGCCGCGGGAGCGGCGGGGCGGAGGAGGCGGGGGATGTCCATGGGTCCTTCCAGGGGGCGCGGGGCGCAGCGGGAGCGAACGGCCGCTGGCGAATCTTGCTGCCGTTTAACGTTCCCGGCCAGTGTCGTTCTGACGCGTGGGGACGAACCGCCCGTGGGAGGGGCGAGACGCACATACGAGGGGCGAATCGCAGGTTGCGCCCCACCGGCAGGTCCCTCGCGCTCCACCGGATTCGGGAGATTCCGTCCGGGCGATCACGGGAGATGCGGACCGGCTCGGTAGATGTACGGCTGACGGCGCGGCCCGCACCCTCACGGCGGATGTGAGGCGGACGGCCGTGGTGTGATTCGGTAGATGCGCATTCGCCCGGCTAGGAACATTTGTAGCTACACATCAGCGGGAGATGTGATCCGGTCCGGCGGCGGAGCCTGGCGGTTGAAAACCGCGGCAACGTCTGCGCGAAATCACCCGGCGGGGACTAACTGCGGTCGCGATTTCGGGCTCCTCGGATGCTCCGGCATCGCGGAAGGCGGCGACTGGTGCTCGCCGCCCCGCATGCAGAACGTTTCAGGGGACGGTTTGGCGACGCGCCGGTCGTCTCCGAGATGGGGAGCGGGTCAGCGGGCGAGGTTGATGTTGACGAACTCGTCTTCGCCGGTGACTTCGCGGACGACGTGGGGGGCCAGCCAGGCGGGGATCTCCACCTCCGCGTCCTCGGTGGGAAGCTCGATCTCGGCGAGGACGAGGTCGCGGTCGGCGAAGCGGTCGATCTCCCACTTCAGGCCGCCGTCCGGCACGGTGTAGCGGCGCTTGCGGACGCGTCGGCCCTCCGTGAGCTGCCACAGGTGGCGGAAGACGTCGGCCGTGGTCTCCTCCTCCAGCTCCGTGCGCGAGATGCCGGAGCCCAGCTTCACCGTCCGGTAGAAGCGGTCGCCGCTGGCGCCGGAGATGCGGCGCAGACGCTCGTGCAGCCGCTCGCCGGGAACCCAGCCCTGCTCGATGCGCTCCTCCACCGCGCCTTCGGGAAGCTCCGGGAAGGCGCTGAGGAGGTACTTCCGCTCGATCTCGCGGTCCCCCGCCCCGCCGCGCGACTTCAGACCCTCGACCACACCGTCGACCAGGGCGAAGAAGCCGGCGGATCGTCCGCCCAGCCACTCCTCGTTCAACTGCCCGAACGCCTCCGCGCGCGCGGCTTCCAGACGCGACGTGAGCGCCCGCAGCCCGGCCCGCGGATCGTCCGCGTCCGCATCTTCCGAATCGCCGTGCCGCGCATCCGCCGAACCGCCGCCGTCCCGCTCCGCATCTCCCGAACTCCCGTCCGGCGAG
This window of the Longimicrobiaceae bacterium genome carries:
- a CDS encoding insulinase family protein; amino-acid sequence: MDIPRLLRPAAPAALAAALALAAGCMPSIGHGVDGLVPRDGRLPSDTSVVTGRLWNGLTYYIRANHEPRNRAELRLVVNAGSTLEDDDQKGLAHVVEHMAFNGTEHFAKNDLIDYLESVGMRFGPDINAYTSYDETVYMLTLPTDSAGVLDTGFEILNDWANGIAFDSLEVDKERGVVVEEWRLGRGAGARVQDRQMPVLFRRSRYAQRLPIGDPTTIRGFAPRVLKRFYTDWYRPDLMAVVAVGDFDPHEVEAQIRQQFRYLIPNPKGRPRRKFPMPRHRETQFAIAADPELTSSSVTVVHTRPARITTSVRGYREGIVESLYSGMLTERLNELTQRPDAPFLGVSSYYGSLVRPVDAYMLSAEVRDNGVERGLSSLMDEAERVARFGFTQGELDRQKATLLRTWEQIYAERAKSTSSQFAGQYAGQFLYGGPILDVATEYRLQRGLVPEVKLDEVNARARAWLRTRDRTVLVSVPEKPGTRLPDRAALAAVLDSAARRPLTAYTENVSDSALVRHPPRGGRITAERRIAEVGVTEWTLSNGVRVVMKPTDYRADEILLLGRSAGGTSLAADSDYLNAQTATAAAQVGGVGDLSVVDLEKRLAGKAASVGTDIGETSEGLSGFAAPRDAETMFQLVYLYFTAPRRDPGAWQAYRERARESLRNRGASPEAVFQDTLLKVLTRDDPRSRPIDSSVFDKIDLDRSLAIYRQRFGDAGDFTFYLVGNFQPDSIRPLVERYLGGLPSTGRKETWRDLGVRPPEGISRHVVRRGLEPRARTELVFTGPFRFSRENLALINSLGDVLQIRLRERLREDMGGTYGVGVGGSGQQEPYEGYRFVIDFGSDPERLDELTRAVFAEVERLKRDGPTPLELQKVREEQRREKEVNLRDNNYWAAQLVAYDRFGWDPAQIAAPAGAIVPLTNENIRAAAREYLNVNRYVQVSLLPENQPAAPAATPAK